A single genomic interval of Mycobacterium sp. DL592 harbors:
- a CDS encoding YncE family protein yields MANTSAVAERVAAAHSLWLSTLPTIRRAPSGELLPVLFEEAQLEPVTAPMVTAAGTVAAANGPVSDMAVSPDGRRLVVAHYGADVVSIIDTASMSVTATVHGVTEPYSVVVADRAYVTSASTEDDAIVAIDTATAVPFAAKNLEMAARGLAVSPAGDVLYVARIGDDRADVAVVDVETGALRTVAVSAVAGASVEALHLSADGTRLFVALTTVSGGSLVVVDTKRCSVLRTVALGGSIGEIAAHPNGRKVFATGWDVELGSVINVIDVAAGRVVDTVAVRGIATSLVLAHNGDLAYFVDRDDIAVMCTVTHEIVDHIAVGGALACLAAGSDGRLYAADYAGAITALQVGSTTDAALLAS; encoded by the coding sequence ATGGCAAACACGTCAGCAGTCGCAGAACGGGTCGCCGCAGCACATTCCCTCTGGCTGTCGACGCTGCCCACGATCCGGCGTGCACCCAGTGGCGAGCTGCTTCCCGTGTTGTTCGAGGAAGCCCAGCTCGAGCCCGTCACCGCCCCGATGGTCACCGCCGCCGGAACCGTGGCCGCCGCCAACGGCCCGGTAAGTGACATGGCGGTCAGCCCCGACGGCCGGCGCCTGGTCGTCGCGCACTACGGCGCCGACGTGGTGTCGATCATCGACACCGCCAGCATGTCGGTGACCGCCACCGTCCACGGCGTCACCGAGCCGTACTCGGTGGTGGTGGCCGACCGCGCCTACGTCACCTCGGCCTCCACCGAGGACGATGCGATTGTGGCGATCGACACCGCGACGGCCGTCCCGTTCGCCGCCAAGAACCTCGAGATGGCCGCACGCGGCCTGGCCGTCAGCCCGGCCGGTGACGTCCTCTACGTCGCCCGCATCGGTGATGATCGTGCCGACGTCGCCGTCGTCGACGTCGAGACCGGTGCCCTTCGCACCGTCGCGGTCTCGGCCGTTGCAGGGGCGTCCGTCGAGGCTCTGCACCTCAGCGCCGACGGCACCCGCCTGTTCGTCGCCCTGACCACCGTGTCCGGCGGCAGCCTTGTCGTCGTCGACACCAAGCGCTGCTCGGTGCTGCGCACCGTCGCGCTCGGCGGCTCCATCGGTGAGATCGCCGCACATCCCAACGGGCGCAAGGTTTTCGCCACCGGGTGGGACGTCGAGCTGGGCAGTGTCATCAACGTGATCGACGTGGCCGCCGGCCGTGTTGTCGACACCGTCGCGGTGCGCGGAATCGCCACCTCGCTGGTGCTCGCCCACAACGGTGACCTGGCCTACTTCGTCGACCGCGACGACATCGCCGTGATGTGCACCGTCACCCACGAGATCGTCGACCACATCGCGGTCGGCGGGGCGCTGGCCTGCCTGGCCGCCGGCTCCGATGGCCGGCTGTACGCAGCCGACTACGCCGGTGCGATCACCGCGCTTCAGGTCGGCTCGACCACCGACGCGGCGCTGCTCGCCTCCTGA
- a CDS encoding CsbD family protein, protein MADNNSGPAEGIKGVVEDVKGKAKEAVGTVTGRDDLTEEGKAQQDKAEAQRDAAAKEAEAEKARAEAKAEEQRQKSHQ, encoded by the coding sequence ATGGCAGACAACAACAGTGGACCCGCAGAGGGCATCAAGGGCGTCGTCGAGGACGTCAAGGGCAAGGCCAAGGAAGCGGTCGGCACGGTCACCGGCCGCGACGACCTGACCGAAGAGGGCAAGGCCCAGCAGGACAAGGCCGAAGCCCAGCGCGACGCAGCGGCGAAAGAGGCCGAAGCGGAGAAGGCCCGCGCCGAAGCCAAAGCCGAAGAGCAGCGCCAGAAATCCCACCAGTAG
- a CDS encoding YnfA family protein, producing the protein MTVAKSILLFVAAALLEIGGAWLVWQGVREHRGWLWVGFGVIALGAYGFVATLQPDANFGRILAAYGGVFVAGSLLWGMAADGFRPDRWDVAGSAVCLLGVGLIMYAPRR; encoded by the coding sequence ATGACTGTCGCCAAGTCGATCCTGTTGTTCGTCGCCGCCGCCCTGCTCGAGATCGGGGGCGCCTGGCTGGTGTGGCAGGGGGTCCGCGAGCACCGCGGCTGGCTGTGGGTGGGCTTCGGTGTGATCGCGTTGGGTGCCTACGGGTTTGTCGCGACGCTGCAGCCGGACGCGAACTTCGGCCGGATCCTGGCCGCCTACGGCGGGGTGTTCGTGGCCGGCTCGCTGCTGTGGGGCATGGCCGCCGACGGCTTCCGCCCGGACCGCTGGGATGTGGCGGGTTCGGCGGTGTGCCTGCTCGGGGTCGGCCTGATCATGTACGCGCCTCGGCGATGA
- a CDS encoding long-chain fatty acid--CoA ligase, with protein sequence MDSTMQQFSLTVSAILRYAVNVHGDRTVTTATGGGYRHATYREVGSRAAQLANALRRLGVEGDDRVATFMWNNQEHLEAYVAVPSMGAVLHTLNIRLFPEQIEFVAYEAEDKVVIADLSLAPILAPVLPKMETVHTVIAVGEGDLEPFERSGKKVVRYEDVTAAESEEFDWPEIDENSAAAMCYTSGTTGHPKGVVYGHRSSYLHSMAVCSGNGMALSFSDKAFPIVPMFHANAWGLPYAALMAGADIVLPDRFMDAKSLVNLIETQRPTVAGAVPTIWNDVMNYLDREPGHDISSLRLVACGGSAVPVSLMKTFEEKYGVQIRQLWGMTETSPMATLAWPAPGTPEDKVWEIRGTQGRPMCGVEARIVDDEGGALPNDGESVGELEVRGPWITGSYYRNTDESKFESGWLRTGDVGRIDTQGYITLTDRAKDVIKSGGEWISSVELENHLIGHPAVREAAVVGVPDDRWQERPLAAVVLQEDAKVSPAELRDYLADKVVRWWLPERWTFVDEIPRTSVGKYDKKTIRSRHAENAYEVVTL encoded by the coding sequence ATGGACAGCACCATGCAGCAGTTCTCGTTGACCGTCTCGGCCATCCTGCGTTACGCCGTCAACGTCCACGGGGACCGGACCGTCACGACGGCCACCGGCGGCGGCTACCGCCACGCCACCTACCGCGAGGTCGGCAGCCGGGCCGCGCAGCTGGCCAATGCGCTGCGCCGGCTGGGCGTCGAGGGTGACGACCGGGTCGCGACCTTCATGTGGAACAACCAGGAACACCTGGAGGCCTACGTCGCGGTGCCGTCGATGGGGGCGGTGCTACACACCCTCAACATCCGGTTGTTCCCCGAGCAGATCGAATTCGTGGCCTACGAGGCCGAGGACAAGGTCGTCATCGCCGACCTGTCGCTGGCACCCATCCTGGCCCCGGTGCTGCCGAAGATGGAGACGGTGCACACCGTGATCGCGGTCGGCGAGGGCGATCTCGAGCCGTTCGAACGCTCAGGTAAGAAGGTCGTTCGCTATGAGGACGTCACCGCCGCCGAGTCCGAGGAGTTCGACTGGCCCGAAATCGACGAGAACTCCGCTGCGGCAATGTGTTACACCAGCGGCACCACCGGGCATCCCAAAGGGGTGGTGTACGGCCACCGGTCGAGCTATCTGCACTCGATGGCGGTGTGCAGTGGCAACGGGATGGCACTGAGCTTCTCGGACAAGGCGTTCCCGATCGTGCCGATGTTCCATGCCAACGCCTGGGGCTTGCCGTACGCGGCACTGATGGCCGGTGCCGACATCGTGCTGCCGGACCGGTTCATGGACGCCAAATCGCTGGTGAACCTCATCGAGACGCAGCGGCCCACTGTCGCCGGAGCCGTTCCGACGATCTGGAACGACGTGATGAACTACCTGGATCGCGAACCCGGACATGATATTTCGTCGCTGCGGCTGGTGGCTTGCGGCGGGTCGGCGGTTCCGGTGTCGCTGATGAAGACCTTCGAGGAGAAGTACGGTGTGCAGATCCGGCAGCTGTGGGGGATGACCGAGACCTCGCCGATGGCCACCCTGGCCTGGCCGGCGCCGGGTACCCCCGAGGACAAGGTGTGGGAGATCCGCGGCACCCAGGGCAGGCCGATGTGCGGTGTGGAAGCCCGCATCGTCGACGACGAGGGTGGCGCACTGCCGAACGACGGCGAATCCGTCGGTGAACTGGAAGTCCGCGGGCCGTGGATCACCGGGTCGTACTACCGCAACACCGACGAGTCGAAGTTCGAGTCGGGCTGGCTGCGCACCGGCGACGTCGGGCGCATCGACACGCAGGGCTACATCACGTTGACCGATCGCGCCAAGGACGTCATCAAGTCCGGCGGTGAGTGGATCTCCTCAGTGGAGCTGGAGAACCACCTCATCGGGCATCCGGCCGTCCGGGAGGCGGCGGTGGTCGGGGTTCCCGACGACCGCTGGCAGGAGCGGCCGCTGGCTGCCGTCGTGCTACAGGAGGACGCCAAGGTCAGTCCTGCGGAGCTGCGGGACTACCTGGCGGACAAGGTCGTTCGGTGGTGGCTGCCGGAACGGTGGACGTTCGTCGACGAGATCCCGCGCACTAGCGTGGGCAAGTACGACAAGAAGACCATTCGCTCGCGGCACGCCGAGAACGCTTACGAGGTCGTCACCCTCTAG
- a CDS encoding lipid-transfer protein — translation MPDKVYVVGVGMTKFEKPGSRQGWDYPDMARESGTKALADAGIDYSLIEQGFVGYCSGDSTSGQRALYELGMTGIPIVNVNNNCSTGSTALFLGAQSIRGGLSDCVLALGFEKMKPGSLGGGSDDRETPLGRHVKALAEIDEFAFPVAPWMFGAAGREYMREYGATAEHFAKIGYKNHKHSVNNPYAQFQDEYSLEDILAAKMISDPLTKLQCSPTSDGSGAVVLASERFVDEHGLAGQAVEIVGQAMTTDFASTFDGSAKNIIGYDMNVQAAHKVYDQSGLGPEDFQVIELHDCFSANELLLYEALGLCGEGEAPKLIDAGDTTYGGRWVVNPSGGLISKGHPLGATGLAQCSELTWQLRGTADKRQVDNVTAALQHNIGLGGAAVVTAYQRAER, via the coding sequence ATGCCGGACAAGGTGTATGTCGTCGGGGTCGGAATGACCAAGTTCGAGAAGCCGGGCAGCCGGCAGGGCTGGGACTACCCGGACATGGCCCGCGAGTCGGGCACCAAGGCGCTGGCCGACGCCGGGATCGATTACAGCCTGATCGAGCAGGGCTTCGTCGGCTACTGCTCCGGTGACTCCACCTCCGGTCAGCGCGCGCTCTACGAGCTCGGCATGACGGGCATCCCGATCGTCAACGTCAACAACAACTGTTCGACGGGTTCGACCGCCCTGTTCCTGGGTGCCCAGTCCATCCGCGGCGGGTTGTCGGACTGCGTGCTGGCGCTGGGCTTCGAGAAGATGAAGCCGGGCTCCCTCGGCGGCGGCTCGGATGACCGCGAGACCCCGCTGGGCCGCCACGTCAAGGCGCTCGCCGAGATCGACGAGTTCGCCTTTCCCGTCGCACCGTGGATGTTCGGCGCGGCCGGCCGCGAGTACATGCGCGAATACGGCGCCACCGCAGAGCATTTCGCCAAGATCGGCTACAAGAACCACAAGCACTCGGTGAACAACCCCTACGCCCAGTTCCAGGACGAGTACAGCCTCGAGGACATCCTGGCGGCCAAGATGATCTCCGATCCGCTGACCAAGCTGCAGTGCTCGCCGACCTCGGACGGCTCGGGTGCGGTGGTGCTGGCCTCGGAGCGCTTCGTCGACGAGCACGGGCTGGCCGGCCAGGCCGTGGAGATCGTCGGCCAGGCGATGACCACCGACTTCGCCTCCACCTTCGACGGCTCGGCAAAGAACATCATCGGCTACGACATGAACGTTCAAGCCGCCCACAAGGTTTACGACCAGAGCGGGCTCGGCCCGGAGGACTTCCAGGTCATCGAGTTGCACGACTGCTTCTCGGCCAACGAGCTGCTGCTGTATGAAGCCCTGGGCCTGTGCGGCGAGGGCGAGGCGCCCAAGCTGATCGACGCCGGCGACACCACCTACGGCGGTCGCTGGGTGGTCAACCCGTCGGGCGGGCTGATCTCCAAAGGTCATCCGCTGGGCGCGACGGGCCTGGCCCAGTGCAGCGAGCTGACCTGGCAACTGCGCGGCACCGCCGACAAGCGGCAGGTCGACAACGTCACCGCCGCGCTGCAGCACAACATCGGCCTCGGCGGAGCGGCCGTCGTCACCGCCTACCAGCGCGCCGAGCGCTAG
- a CDS encoding dihydrodipicolinate reductase encodes MALRVIQWATGSVGVAAIKGVLEHPDLELVGCWVHSEDKAGKDVGDIIGTAPLGVTATGSIDDILALDADAVIYAPLLPNVDEVTALLRSGKNVVSPLGWFYPSESEAGPLEAAARDGNVTLHGAGIGPGAATELFPLLLSVMSTGVTFVRAEEFSDLRTYGAPDVLRHVMGFGGTPESALSGPMQKLLNGGFFQSVRLIVDRLGFAAEPMIRTHQEIAVATAPIDSPLGVIEPGQVAGRRFHWDAVVTQKLVVRITVNWYMGEENLDPAWTFGPAGERYEIEVRGNPNTFVTIKGWQPESVEEGLKSNPGVVATAAHCVNSIPATCAAEPGIAGFFDLPPITGRAAPYLSR; translated from the coding sequence ATGGCGTTGCGAGTCATCCAGTGGGCAACCGGGTCGGTCGGGGTGGCCGCCATCAAGGGCGTGCTCGAGCACCCCGACCTCGAACTCGTCGGCTGCTGGGTGCACTCCGAAGACAAAGCCGGCAAGGACGTCGGCGATATCATCGGCACCGCACCCCTCGGCGTCACCGCCACCGGCAGCATCGACGACATCCTCGCGCTGGACGCCGACGCGGTGATCTACGCCCCGCTGCTGCCCAACGTCGACGAGGTCACCGCCCTGCTGCGCTCCGGCAAGAACGTCGTCAGCCCGCTGGGCTGGTTCTATCCCAGCGAGTCGGAGGCCGGGCCGCTGGAGGCCGCGGCCCGCGACGGCAACGTCACCCTGCACGGCGCCGGGATCGGACCGGGCGCGGCCACCGAACTGTTCCCGCTGCTGCTGTCGGTGATGTCCACCGGGGTGACGTTCGTGCGCGCCGAGGAGTTCTCCGATCTGCGCACCTACGGCGCCCCCGATGTGCTGCGCCATGTGATGGGATTCGGCGGCACCCCCGAGAGCGCGCTGAGCGGCCCCATGCAGAAACTGCTCAACGGCGGCTTTTTCCAATCGGTGCGCCTGATCGTCGACCGGCTCGGTTTCGCCGCCGAGCCGATGATCCGCACCCATCAGGAGATCGCCGTCGCGACCGCCCCGATCGACAGCCCGCTGGGCGTCATCGAACCGGGCCAGGTGGCCGGCCGGCGGTTCCACTGGGATGCCGTGGTAACCCAGAAACTGGTCGTGCGGATCACCGTCAACTGGTACATGGGTGAGGAAAACCTCGACCCCGCATGGACTTTCGGCCCCGCCGGAGAACGCTACGAGATCGAGGTACGAGGCAATCCCAACACCTTCGTCACCATCAAGGGCTGGCAGCCCGAGAGCGTCGAGGAAGGCCTGAAGAGCAACCCGGGCGTGGTGGCCACCGCCGCGCACTGCGTCAACTCCATCCCGGCGACTTGCGCAGCCGAGCCCGGTATCGCCGGGTTCTTCGACCTGCCGCCGATCACCGGGCGCGCTGCTCCCTATCTGAGCCGCTGA
- a CDS encoding SRPBCC family protein gives MAHPVVVEQSRAIPVTPQDAFAKTLPIPLPTLFAHWYGPIPPIKAVHGQVGEWATAGQTRDVTLVGGGGMRETLTNVDPPNSFGYTLADVRGAMAPLIDHVEGEWIFTPHGTGTKVTWRWTLHPKSALSARALPVFALIWRGYAKQALETLSDQLLS, from the coding sequence ATGGCTCATCCCGTCGTCGTCGAACAGTCTCGGGCCATCCCCGTCACGCCGCAGGACGCGTTTGCGAAGACGCTGCCGATCCCGCTGCCCACGCTGTTCGCGCACTGGTACGGGCCGATCCCGCCGATCAAGGCCGTGCACGGTCAGGTCGGTGAGTGGGCCACCGCCGGACAGACCCGCGACGTCACCCTGGTGGGCGGCGGCGGCATGCGCGAGACGCTGACGAACGTCGACCCGCCGAACTCGTTCGGCTACACCCTGGCCGACGTGCGCGGCGCGATGGCGCCGCTGATCGACCACGTCGAGGGGGAGTGGATCTTCACCCCGCACGGCACCGGCACCAAGGTCACCTGGCGCTGGACACTGCACCCGAAGTCGGCGCTGAGCGCGCGGGCGCTGCCGGTGTTCGCGCTGATCTGGCGCGGCTATGCCAAGCAGGCCCTGGAGACGCTGTCGGATCAGCTGCTGAGCTGA
- a CDS encoding class II glutamine amidotransferase encodes MCRLFGLHVGRTAATATFWLLDAPDNLATQSRRNPDGTGLGVFDPDGRPELKKQPMAAWHDREFACEAHEMTGTTFLAHVRYATTGALDVLNTHPFLQDGRLFAHNGVVGGLDLLDERLSVLGAADLVKGQTDSERVFALITAGIRARAGDVAAGVTDAIGWVADNLPLYAVNILLCTAIDMWALRYPDSHELYMLDRRGPAGAFELRTNRIRARSDHLSARPSVVFATEQMDDNPGWRLLDPGELVHVDADLNISGQVVFPDPPRHLLQQA; translated from the coding sequence ATGTGTCGATTGTTCGGCCTGCACGTCGGTCGCACCGCGGCCACCGCGACGTTCTGGCTGCTCGACGCGCCCGACAACCTGGCCACCCAGAGCCGGCGCAACCCGGACGGCACAGGGCTGGGGGTGTTCGACCCCGACGGCCGCCCCGAGCTCAAGAAGCAGCCGATGGCGGCCTGGCACGATCGTGAATTTGCCTGTGAGGCACACGAAATGACGGGTACCACCTTCCTTGCGCACGTGCGATACGCGACCACCGGCGCCCTCGACGTGCTCAACACCCACCCCTTCCTGCAGGACGGCCGGCTGTTCGCACACAACGGTGTGGTGGGCGGTCTCGACCTACTCGACGAGCGGCTCTCGGTGCTTGGCGCGGCGGACCTGGTCAAGGGTCAGACCGACTCCGAGCGGGTGTTCGCGCTCATCACCGCGGGCATCCGCGCACGTGCGGGAGACGTGGCCGCGGGCGTGACCGACGCGATCGGGTGGGTGGCCGACAACCTGCCGCTGTATGCGGTCAACATCCTGCTGTGCACTGCGATCGACATGTGGGCGCTGCGCTATCCGGACTCCCACGAGCTGTACATGCTCGACCGGCGCGGGCCTGCCGGTGCCTTCGAACTGCGCACCAACCGGATTCGGGCCCGATCCGACCATCTGAGCGCCCGCCCGTCGGTGGTCTTCGCCACTGAACAGATGGACGACAACCCGGGCTGGCGGCTGCTCGACCCGGGTGAGCTGGTGCACGTCGACGCCGACCTGAACATCAGCGGGCAGGTGGTGTTCCCCGATCCGCCGCGCCATCTCCTGCAGCAGGCGTGA